The following proteins come from a genomic window of Corynebacterium crudilactis:
- a CDS encoding amidase yields MSVAQLADRLAQLSPSEHGFAWFDPEITAGHGVGPLHGMVIPAKDLNDVAGMPTAFGNASRRAIATETDLFIQNLIDRGAIIAGKTQTSELGMTAYCEPIDMDAPSNPVLPGHTPGGSSGGAAVAVARSLVDAAHASDGGGSIRIPAAACGLVGFKPAHDSRGGNPSTQGFITRDVATQVRLHALQPRTRRLRIGVLAEPIHANSLVDASFLSILESTAHLLEKAGHEIVSVPLPYGAWAFEAYTEVFMMKSAGLTNLGSPLTRWLSEQGRTLSPSARQSCVGAFDSVAETVHGAWDIDVLLTPTLAFTPPKIGYFSSMPPEEDFRAQTQWTPWATLFNMTGGAAISVPVEGIGIHLGGVRVGNEDILGLAAFVEGAVA; encoded by the coding sequence ATGTCTGTTGCTCAATTAGCCGATCGCTTAGCCCAGCTCTCGCCCTCCGAGCATGGTTTTGCATGGTTCGACCCTGAGATCACCGCTGGCCATGGTGTCGGACCGTTGCATGGCATGGTGATTCCAGCCAAGGACCTCAACGATGTCGCAGGCATGCCCACCGCGTTCGGAAATGCATCCCGGCGCGCGATCGCAACAGAAACCGATCTGTTTATCCAAAATCTCATCGACCGCGGCGCGATCATCGCTGGCAAAACCCAAACCAGCGAGCTCGGCATGACGGCGTATTGCGAGCCCATCGACATGGACGCACCCAGCAACCCAGTTTTGCCTGGTCACACGCCCGGCGGTTCGTCCGGTGGTGCGGCGGTTGCTGTTGCCAGGTCGCTTGTCGACGCCGCCCACGCCTCAGATGGTGGCGGTTCGATCCGGATTCCAGCCGCCGCGTGCGGGCTGGTTGGGTTTAAACCCGCCCACGATTCCCGCGGTGGAAACCCCTCCACGCAGGGGTTTATCACCCGTGATGTGGCCACCCAAGTGCGTTTGCACGCACTTCAACCACGCACCAGGCGCCTGCGCATCGGCGTTCTCGCTGAGCCCATCCATGCCAATTCGCTTGTCGACGCCTCCTTCCTGAGCATCCTCGAATCCACCGCCCACCTGCTTGAGAAAGCCGGCCACGAGATTGTGTCCGTACCCCTCCCTTATGGCGCTTGGGCGTTTGAAGCTTATACAGAAGTGTTCATGATGAAATCCGCTGGACTAACCAACCTGGGCAGCCCCCTTACAAGGTGGTTGAGTGAACAAGGCCGAACGCTTTCCCCCTCCGCAAGACAGTCGTGTGTTGGTGCTTTTGATTCCGTGGCTGAGACTGTACACGGAGCATGGGACATCGATGTTTTATTGACTCCTACCTTGGCTTTTACCCCTCCGAAGATCGGCTACTTTTCTTCCATGCCACCCGAGGAAGACTTCCGTGCGCAGACGCAATGGACACCGTGGGCAACACTATTCAACATGACCGGAGGGGCAGCCATCAGCGTGCCTGTTGAAGGAATAGGAATTCATCTTGGCGGGGTGCGCGTAGGAAACGAAGACATCCTTGGGCTGGCAGCATTTGTAGAGGGAGCTGTGGCATGA
- a CDS encoding CPBP family intramembrane glutamic endopeptidase, which yields MSDSVMSPRRIKAEILIVLAITFGMSGLRSFLRLIDDLLAPVALNDQQVALNASMANSAWLDLALQLCSAGVLFSWGALAIYLLGERFRWIKPKDWAWGAGLATLIGIPGLIFYASAVHLGLSKQVVPTTLETWWEIPVLLIWSAANAFGEEIVVVMWFFTRLRQLKWSVPAMIIASSVLRGSYHLYQGVSAGFGNIIMGVIFAWFYHRTGRVWPLVIAHFLIDAVAFVGYTALGGDLSWLGL from the coding sequence ATGAGTGATTCAGTAATGTCACCGCGTCGAATAAAGGCGGAAATACTGATCGTTTTAGCCATCACCTTTGGCATGAGCGGCCTGCGATCATTCCTTAGGCTCATCGACGATCTCCTCGCACCGGTTGCGCTCAACGACCAGCAAGTTGCCCTGAATGCCTCAATGGCAAACTCCGCATGGCTGGATCTCGCCTTGCAATTGTGTTCCGCCGGTGTGCTGTTTTCCTGGGGAGCGCTAGCGATCTATCTGCTTGGCGAACGATTCCGCTGGATCAAACCCAAAGATTGGGCATGGGGTGCAGGCCTTGCAACGCTCATCGGCATTCCCGGGCTGATCTTCTATGCGAGTGCCGTTCATCTGGGTCTTTCCAAACAGGTCGTGCCCACCACTTTGGAAACCTGGTGGGAAATCCCAGTGCTGCTTATATGGTCAGCCGCCAACGCATTTGGTGAAGAGATCGTGGTGGTCATGTGGTTCTTCACCAGACTGCGCCAACTGAAGTGGAGTGTGCCCGCCATGATCATCGCCTCCTCGGTACTACGGGGCTCCTACCACCTGTACCAGGGGGTATCAGCCGGCTTCGGCAACATCATCATGGGTGTCATCTTCGCCTGGTTCTACCACCGCACCGGCAGGGTGTGGCCCTTGGTGATCGCCCACTTCCTCATCGACGCCGTGGCGTTCGTCGGATACACGGCCCTGGGTGGGGATCTCAGCTGGCTGGGGTTGTAG
- the pheA gene encoding prephenate dehydratase, with amino-acid sequence MSDAPIVVAYLGPAGTFTEEALYKFADAGVFGDGEIEQLPAKSPQEAVDAVRHGTAQFAVVAIENFVDGPVTPTFDALDQGSNVQIIAEEELDIAFSIMVRPGTSLADVKTLATHPVGYQQVKNWMATTIPDAMYLSASSNGAGAQMVAEGTADAAAAPSRAAELFGLERLVDDVADVRGARTRFVAVQAQAAVSEPTGHDRTSVIFSLPNVPGSLVRALNEFAIRGVDLTRIESRPTRKVFGTYRFHLDLAGHIRDIPVTEALRALHLQAEDLVFLGSWPSNRVEDSTPQTEQLAKLQQADEWVRAAASGRELN; translated from the coding sequence ATGAGCGACGCACCAATTGTTGTGGCCTATTTGGGGCCTGCCGGAACCTTCACCGAAGAAGCCCTCTACAAATTTGCCGACGCCGGCGTATTCGGCGACGGTGAGATCGAGCAGCTGCCAGCCAAATCGCCACAAGAAGCTGTCGACGCCGTCCGCCACGGCACCGCCCAGTTCGCGGTGGTCGCTATCGAAAACTTCGTCGACGGCCCCGTCACCCCCACCTTCGACGCCCTTGACCAGGGCTCCAACGTGCAAATCATCGCCGAAGAAGAACTCGACATTGCCTTTTCCATCATGGTTCGGCCAGGGACTTCGCTTGCCGACGTCAAAACCCTCGCCACCCACCCGGTTGGGTACCAACAAGTGAAAAATTGGATGGCAACCACCATTCCGGACGCCATGTATCTTTCAGCAAGCTCCAACGGCGCCGGCGCACAAATGGTTGCCGAAGGAACCGCCGACGCAGCCGCAGCGCCCTCCCGCGCAGCCGAACTCTTCGGACTGGAACGCCTTGTTGATGATGTCGCCGACGTCCGCGGCGCCCGCACCCGCTTCGTTGCTGTCCAAGCCCAAGCAGCCGTTTCCGAACCGACCGGCCACGACCGCACCTCCGTCATTTTCTCCCTACCGAATGTGCCAGGCAGCCTCGTGCGCGCACTCAATGAATTCGCTATCCGCGGCGTTGACCTCACCCGGATTGAATCACGGCCCACCCGAAAAGTATTCGGTACCTACCGCTTCCACCTTGATCTCGCCGGCCACATCCGCGATATTCCCGTTACAGAAGCACTCCGCGCACTGCACCTCCAAGCCGAAGATCTAGTATTTCTTGGCTCCTGGCCGTCCAACCGTGTGGAAGACAGCACGCCACAAACCGAGCAACTAGCTAAGCTGCAACAAGCGGACGAATGGGTTCGCGCAGCAGCGTCAGGAAGGGAACTGAACTAA